The DNA window ATCAGCTGTGATATTCTCATATTCCACCATACTGCACAGGCTACCTGTTGCCAAGGCAACGGAAACCAGTGTGTCTGAGGTACCACATTTCCTGGACCTCATAAAACAGGGAACTAAACTACGCCTTAAGTGTCGTTACATTGCACTACTGCAGTAGACGTTTCTTTATGCGCTGTGTTGATCACGATAAGCTTTTTGAAAGTGTTAAGCGCTGTAGgtttaatgttaaacaaatattcaagacataatctattaacattcaactgctgaataattaaaattcaacagaATATTAATCTaatatctacattattattattatttttatttcttggcagatgcccttatccagggcgacttacaacataagtgcaaacaaagtgcaaaaatacagtgaagtacaaggcatcaatcattacaaattcaatttagctaaaacagcaattcaaaataatacattttacaaattccaatttgcaatttacacaagtacagtaagtgacttcctacatcctggacggtgaaagctaagtgctgtcaagatgtagggttacagacaagggttacgggaaagggagcaaggaggaaaacaatctagaacgcgaggagcataataaaaactgtgaagtgttatctagcagggatagaggactaatattacaagtgctgtcggaaaagatgcgtcttgagtaagcgtcggaatgaggtcaaggactctgctgttttgacttcggtgggcaggtcgctccaccatttaggggccagggatgagatggagcgggctctggaggaaggagagtggagaggaggcagagttagtcttctggcactgcaggagcacagtggtctggaggggatgtatggagagacgagtgactgaaggtagcttggtgcagtgtggtcgagacagcagtagatgagggtcaaagtcttgaactaaATGCGTgctgctatcgggagccagtggagggagcggagcagtggagtagtgtgtgtgaatcgtggcagagagaataccagacgagccgcagggttctggatgagctggagcggcgggtaaaTGTATGTCTGATGTACATACAATTGCAAAACCAATTCCACTAACATTCCACtaacaaattaaacatgcattacacatattttttaaCTAATGATAATTCTAATGATGATTCATTTTCATTATGGACTATTTCAAAAGACCACTGAAGATGCAGTTGGGTAATATATCTCAGTTAATTGCTGTACTTACTAAACTAAAGTATGACAATATTGGGTAATATATTCCAGTCTGGTTGCCTCACTCACAAGCATCCTTGAATATCAGATcttcaacaaaacacaaaaaataattttaccaacaaaacacaaaacataatttgaatctaaaacatttgaaaatggtGTTAAGCAAAGGGTATTCCATGTGGATCTCAAATGTGTTCTCATAGACAATCACTAGATGGAGCCAAATATTTTCCGATGGAGACACAACAACCTGCAGTCTGGAGTGAAACATTTTTTGCTCTTGAAGGAGAAATCAAGATGGCTGGGTATAGCTTTGTGCCATCTCAAAGAGCATGCATACTGctgaatatacatttaattgttCCTTGCAATTACACTGGCAAAATTCATGATCATGATCTGAATCctagattttaaataaatacaattatttttaaagtgagtTTTGGAATAGCTATTTGACCTGTTCAGTTAATTTGTCATCCCTTTTCATCTTTAAGACGACCTTAACAAAGGCATTAAGGTCTGTCAGAAAAGGTACACCAGCCAATTACAGGAAACACAAGCAAGTGTAAGTATACGTGGTTAGATAATGCTCATCTGCCTTATCTGTTTTTGAATCAGACATGATAAACACTTGCATGGAACCCATCCTTTCCTATGTCTGTTATTTACTTTCTCTAATTTTCTCATTCACCTCAGAGAGGACCCTGGTCCTGCTTCATAACACCTAAAGTGAACACTTTTCCTTCtaactttgctttcctgatttaCCATCTTTCTTTAAACCTTAGTAAAGTTTTTTCTTTAATCTGACTTACATGACTATACTCTCAAACAACTCTGCTTCACATTCTTCTTcaaatttgtttgattttgaaaaCCATGCtgaatatatctttaaataccCCTCTCTTAATAAAACATTCATTCTTCATTCTCATTCTTCTTGATCAGGCACATCCATTTGTGATTAAATCAatgtggctggctggctcattCCCGTCACCCTCTATTAAActcacaaatacattatttttcatcacTCTCTCAACAATGCATTTTCTCTTTCTATCTTGCTCTTCAAGTGTGAAATTAAAAGGGTAATTTGGGAAATCAGCAAAGCACAATTTGTGTTAACCTCTAGACATGCACCAGAAAATGAATCCATTGAAATCTAATGGTGCATTGTCACGCCGATGCTGCCAACAAAGTACATCAAATCTGTTCATGGCACAATAAAAAATGATATTGTCAAACTGTTTAATAGACCTTTGGTGTAAAAGTGTCTTTCCATTGTGACTGCAGGTTCCTTAACAATCTCAAGGTTCCCTGATTACAGAATACCTGCAGTGCATCTTCGATCACTCTCATTGGGTATTTGGGTTTGCCCAACTGGCAACTGGTGCTCTTTGATGAAAACAAGATTATTTTGTGTTCTGAGGTAGGAACTCCAGCTCAGGCCctgcaatgtttttatttttcttgaagaAGCTGACAGTGCTCAAAACATCCTTTCTGGCCGTTTTACTTACGAAGCAGTAGAGGAAGGGATCAGCAATACAATTGAATGCTGAAAGACCTAGAACAATTTTATACGGGTGAGACAGTATGTTGGCAAAGTCACAGCTATTGGGTTCCAGTATACTTCGAACAATCATAATCACATGCAATGGGCCAAAACAGATTAAGAAGATGATTGTTATGCCACAGAGCAGCTTGCTGATCCGTTTCTTTTCCTGATCTACTGTGGCTTTGTTGCTTTTCACAGCTTTGTATATCCTTTGGCAGCAAAAAATGATCAACACTGACGTAAAGAGGAATCCTGCGAAGAATCTGATGACTTCAAATTTTGCTCTCAGTCGGGGCAGAGGGTATATGTCGAAGCAGATGGGGATGGAATCATATTCTACATAGGTctcctcaaaaaacaaaaccaggctGTTAAACACGAGTTCTATTGCCCAGATAACGATGCTGATGTAGACAGCACTCTTaacttttttaaaaaacaagaatCGGAGAGGGTAAACAACTGCTAGGTATCTGTTGATTGAAATGCAACCTAAAAAGGCAGTACTGCTGTATACATTTGTGTACATGAGAAAGACGCTTACTTTACATACATATTCTCCATGTTTCCACTTATCAGTCCAAACAAAATCCAACCATATTGGCAAAGTCATTGTGTACAGCAAATCTGACAGTGATAAGTTAAAGAGAAAGACGCCCAGCTCGTTCTTCCTCTGAATGTGTTTGTAAGATACATACAGGGAAAGTAAGTTTGTCGGAATACTGATCGGCATGATTATAATATAGACACAGAAGAAGTAGTAGCTTTCAGAATGATACTCAATGGTGCAACTGTCATTGTTGCTCATAGACGTAGCATTTGTCAGATTGGTAATGTTCATGTTTGTCCTGtggaactaaaaacaaaaaaacaaaatcaacaactATAATAAATATGGATAAGCATCTATAAAACAATAACTaatttgatttctgaacttacAAAAGGCTAAAGAAAGCATCGCCTCCATGTCTCCAAAATACTTATTGCCACAATCATATTAAGTTTGAACCATATGGATTTAGAAAGATGTAACTATTGTCTTACTATTGTAACATTGATGTTCAGATAATTCtttactttttaatgtatttatattggaGAGAACTGAGAGGTACACTTGGATTTTCTATTTCAACTTTTAGtttcttattatatttttagttatttaatCAAGGGTCTGAATAaatcacaaatacataaaatacaaataagtttcaattaaaaaaatctgcaaaactggacataaaatataatgaatacatcattAGGAAATTAACAGTGACACATGCATTCATTATAGAAATAAGCATTTATAAGACAAGCATGTTGAATTCTAAATTAGCTATGTCAGAGATTATACAGTTGTAATTGAAAGTGTTCATAGCATTCATTTGACTTCATGTTGTTTGGTACACCACTTaggttaataaatattgttcatgACTTACACTTtccattacaaatatatattcagttTGCTGGATTCGgcacacagaaaactgaaaagaTACCAGTTGACTGGACTGTGTGAGGAAAGAGgagatttaaacattttacttaATCCAAAGGTTTCTCTGAAAGACATATTTTGTAATCAGTGTTCACTTTTCTGACACAACATAAAGTTTGTCGAAAGAATGTATAATGCAGAACAACTTACCTCCTCATGTGAAAAATGTTGGCAAATAGAAAGCAGTTTCCAGCCTCTTCCAGCAAATAAATTACAACCTGAACTTCTGCACCGCTCAAATAacagttttgaaaatgaaaaatgtaaaaatggagaACTTTACAATGCAGTAGCAAATCTAttgtgaaaaacacacacacacacacacacaaacaggaagagattcATCGTACATCTATTTCCTGTTTAATGTTTCAATAGCAAGATAATGTCTAAGATGCCTAATAATAcacatattattttaatcttgAATTCAGGTTTTTTATCTTCAAATGAATGAAACACAACATAATCTTCTTAACTTGCATCTGTTAGGATGAAGtgcaacaaatataaatataaaagtgctGAGGAACTTTGTGAACATAGAACCCTTTAAAAAGGGAGATTTTACATATCTCTTATGTTCCTCTTAGTCTTGGACCTCATATTGTTAGGGAATTAATATATCTTGGTAAAACCTGTTTTAAACATAGTGCAGTAGGTAACACTTTACTCAtgcaaaactatatatttttttctgagcTTTTGAGAACATACATAATGTATTTAACTAAAAATAGAATATGAAAAAGTGTCCCAAAACACTTCAGGGGACAAAAGTTTAGGATTTAAATATTACTAGATTCCATATTTGACTAGGCAAATGTCTCACAAAGCCTGGCTACATATGTGTTTAATTGATCTTGTGCATACTTTTCCTTGGCACTGATGTAAATTTGTTCATTGGTGTGCAACTCCAGTTATGACTGGCTTTTGTGGAATTGTACAATTTAAAAGTAATCTGTATCAGAACACACTGAAGTAAAAGCCCTGTATCGAAGTCAGCCAGTATGTGAAATGTCTCGCATTGAGGAAGATTATGAATTGTTTAAATGTGGGGAAGTGGTTATATTTAAAGAACGGATAATACTTTATTCTAAGTCTTGTCTTTTGAGACATATTACACCATTTCAGGCTTTGTTAGTTACATATCATTGCTTATTCACGTAATTATGAACATCACAGACAGATGACTAATATATTGCTTTAACGTTTACACATACAATTAATTGTTACTATTTTAGTgtaattttttttccattcattcCAGTGCTTATGCTTTGTTAAGTGCTAGACAATCTGAAATAAACTATTACAACATGCTTAACACATTCACACATTAAAAGTTGTTTTTAGGGTGAAGTGATAATGTAACCTTCCAGTTCCATTACAGAAAAAGGTACCAGAGTAAAGAAATTGAATCTGCACcattaataacaattaaaacattatgTATACAATGGAATATATACAGACTATACAattgtttatgttttgtttccAGGTAGACTCCCACCCTCCAAACTGTACCCCTCCCTTAATACACAGACAATAAACAGCAACACAGATCAATAATGGGGATAATTATAAAACCAAATGTaattacatacacaaacacatgagCACGGTGATACAGAAGAGTACTAATAAAACTGTGACTAACAGATACGAAAAGCCTAGGTTATAATTTCATTTTAGTTGTGAGTGCTGTAATTTAAGTGCCCTAACTGAATTTTCACATTTTCCAGTTTTGTCATTGACTGTGCAAGCACTGACATCTTGTGGGGCACTACAAAACAGTTGCATATATGAACCAATTTTATTTGCAGAGTTAATTCCATGCATTTGCTGGCCTGTGCGTCACCATCAAACCCAAGTTTATCATcttcaaataatatattttcaaggCCATATAAATatcttacatttaaatataatgaatCATTCAGACTTAATTATCTTAATTCCcacttaaataaaacacattcaattaatagaacataaaataaaaaatgattcaAATCATGAAACAAGCACCTACTTGGTTAGTCACATCTCAACAGAGTGGAGTATGGTGTAGGAGCATTGATGGAGGAGGGGTTTATTTGTCTGTTCAGTTTATGTGAAAAGTTGCACAGCAGACTAAACAACCCTGCTCATTTGTATTATGTTGCAATGTGATGACATTTGAAATCTCAATTTCACTTTTGACTATTCAGTGCGTTTGATTATCATGAAAGTTATGACTTTGTATTAGAAATATAAATAGTGTTTTTGCATATTGAGCACATTTTTTAGACTTATGGCTGTGAAGTTggttcagaaaatgtttgtatgAAAAATACAGACATGATTATAAACAACCAGTCAGAGGTCTCCCTTCCTGGCCTGAATGCCATGGAACGGAATTGATTAAACAGAATCtggttttatttcttatttttattaactTTGAAACCCGGTGAATTGTACAATTGTACAAAAACATCTACTCTCATTTCGGAGCCAATACACACGTATGTAAAACAATTTGTTAGTAtcccaaaacaaatattttatataaaaatagctATTAGTCAACTATCCCTTTTTAAGATGATTCACAATTAATATGCCATAAGCCAAAATAGACTTCCTTAAACAAAAggtctttctttctgtaattttgAATATATACAAGCTTTTATACACATTTGACATAATCTCCCAAATGCTGACTGTTAATTACCCTGCCTTTATAAGGTCATAAAAGCAAAACTAATAAACAATAATGACTAAATATAGAGACATAACTTTCAAAAGTCTTGATTTGGGAGATCTGGTCTCATGTGTAGCTTTCTGCTACTCTTTAACATAAAGCACAGATATTCCGATATGATGCTAGGAAGCAGAAGTATGCggtgcagtgtgtctgtctatGATTTTCTCAAACGTCACCTTAATACATTGGAGCAACTTCTTCATTTCAGTTTTTGCACTCTCACTCAGCAGGCAGTAAAGAATTGGGTCCACCACACTATTTATTGTGGTGAGGGCCACAACGATCAGGTAAGGATTGACCATTCGTTGAGCAAAAGCACAGTTTCCAGGCTCCCAGATGCTCTCTATGAACATGACTGTCTGGTAGGGTGCAAAGGAGACAATATAGGTCAACAGCAATAGCAGCAACAGCATCTTGATTTTCCTCCTCTCGCTCCCTAAAGTGGCAACGCTTTGATTAAGGGCCCTCATAATTCTCACAAAGCAAAGGGACATCAAAAGCAAAGGGAGCAGAAATCCATACACGACCCGGACCAGAGCCACATGCGCCTGCTTTGAGTCCATGGGGTCTTTTTTCTCACACATATTTTTTTCGGAAAAATGGAGGAGTGACTCCGTATAATACAGGAATCCCAACTGGAGAGACAACTCTGCACACCACACAGCGATGCTCATAAACAGGGCAAATCGGATGGACCGCACCGTTCTGAAATGGAGCGGGTACACCACCGCTAGGTAACGGTCCACGGAGATGCAGCATAGGAAGGAGGCGCCCACGTAAAAACTGTTGTTCATGATTAAATCGATGAAACTGCACAGCGTTCTGTCCACGGAGTGTTGGAGAGAATGCTCAATCCATACAGGCAGAGAGATGATGTACAGCAGATCTGATATAGACAGGTTCACCAGGTAGACAGCCATGTTATTCCCATTCCTTGCCAGAATCCAGGCTACATACAGAGACATGCAGTTTGCTGGCAAGCCAATAATAAAGAATATGGAGTAGGCAGGTGGATACAAGTATTTGTCCAGATTGTGAACTATATAACATGTGCTGCCGTTGCTCTGAGTCTGATTATCCATCTTGTCGTATTAGAGGCTTTGCTCACTCTCCCGGTATTTCGTTATGGACCTTTTGTTCCCTCAGTGGTGCCTATGATAGCCATGCAAATTGGAAGAATGGAAATTAGCTTGTGGTTAATTTGAGGAAGTAAAGAatgttatgtattaatttatcctATCTACATCTgaatatacaaacaaaaacattcacacataatacacacatatatatatatatatatatatatatatatatatatatatatatatatatctatacatattGATTTATACATccaatatatataatcaaatattTATGGCAGGTGATTTAACAGTTTAACATTACTCCTGCTCAACCTGTTTATCATCAGTATATAGGTATCTATGAAGAATAAtgagtacaaataaaaattggtaGTACTCACTGCAGCATCTGATTTTACAACAAGAGTTATGTGTTACAGAACAGATGAATCTCAATTGCTCCACAGTGTAAGAAAAagattacattattttccttGTTGTGCCAAATGTGCAATAACAAGAAATTATAGTTACTATTGATAGGTGCATTCTTGTGGGAAATAATGGTTTATTGATACTTATCCCTGTGATTACAAATGCTCTTTATATGAAGAGAAATTAGTTCTGGATCTAG is part of the Amia ocellicauda isolate fAmiCal2 chromosome 21, fAmiCal2.hap1, whole genome shotgun sequence genome and encodes:
- the LOC136717435 gene encoding G-protein coupled receptor 4-like, which produces MDNQTQSNGSTCYIVHNLDKYLYPPAYSIFFIIGLPANCMSLYVAWILARNGNNMAVYLVNLSISDLLYIISLPVWIEHSLQHSVDRTLCSFIDLIMNNSFYVGASFLCCISVDRYLAVVYPLHFRTVRSIRFALFMSIAVWCAELSLQLGFLYYTESLLHFSEKNMCEKKDPMDSKQAHVALVRVVYGFLLPLLLMSLCFVRIMRALNQSVATLGSERRKIKMLLLLLLLTYIVSFAPYQTVMFIESIWEPGNCAFAQRMVNPYLIVVALTTINSVVDPILYCLLSESAKTEMKKLLQCIKVTFEKIIDRHTAPHTSAS